The following proteins are encoded in a genomic region of Salminus brasiliensis chromosome 25, fSalBra1.hap2, whole genome shotgun sequence:
- the rs1a gene encoding retinoschisin 1a, with amino-acid sequence MEYGSLHALFLALLLISEGSTGVRSQQGVEDNESWTGKACKCDCDEGESPTEFTSVTTGSSWSRGLGCMPECPYHWPMGFEAGSVTPDQISCSNEDQYTGWFSSWTPSKARLNNQGFGCAWLSKYQDTNQWLQIDLKEVKVVSGILTQGRCDADEWITKYSVQYRTNENLNWIYYKDQTGNSRVFYGNSDRSSSVQNLLRPPIVARYIRLIPLGWHTRIAIRMELLLCMKKCT; translated from the exons ATGGAGTACGGGAGCCTGCACGCTTTGTTCCTCGCCCTGCTGCTGATCAGCGAAG GTTCTACTGGAGTTCGCTCCCAGCAG GGAGTTGAAGACAACGAAAGTTGGACCGGGAAAGCTTGCAAGTGTGACTGCGATGAAGGGGAGTCCCCCACCGAATTCACCTCCGTCACCACTGGCTCGAGCTGGAGCCGTGGACTAGGGTGCATGCCAG AATGCCCATATCACTGGCCCATGGGCTTTGAGGCCGGATCTGTCACTCCAGATCAGATCAGCTGCTCTAATGAAGACCAGTACACTGGCTGGTTCTCCTCCTGGACCCCCAGCAAGGCGAGACTCAACAACCAGGGATTTGG gtgtgctTGGTTGTCTAAGTACCAGGACACCAACCAATGGCTGCAGATCGACCTGAAGGAGGTGAAAGTGGTGTCCGGCATCCTGACCCAAGGGCGCTGTGATGCAGATGAGTGGATTACTAAGTACAGCGTACAGTACCGCACCAATGAGAACCTCAACTGGATCTACTACAAAGACCAGACTGGCAACAGCAGG GTGTTTTATGGGAATTCTGACCGCTCTTCCTCGGTCCAGAACCTGCTTCGCCCTCCCATTGTGGCCCGCTACATACGCCTCATTCCTCTGGGCTGGCACACTCGCATCGCCATCCGGATGGAGCTGCTGCTCTGCATGAAAAAATGCACCTGA